One Glycine max cultivar Williams 82 chromosome 4, Glycine_max_v4.0, whole genome shotgun sequence DNA segment encodes these proteins:
- the LOC121174714 gene encoding uncharacterized protein, translating into MRLNERNSQRSDEQAMQAQTTKGNNYDGGKNKKGKGKWKNNKWKGSSEGSSSSGNHNQNEETDKKSGGNHKVGMKKFNKKGIQCYNCQKWGYFADECRNKRVPRNVDEAQLAQDEDSDSDKVLLMATTNSEEDNVNLWYLDTGCSNHMTGHREWFVNIDDKVKSKIKFANYNSVTVEGIGKVMIQRKDGQHSFINDVLYVPNMKNNLLSLGQLLEKGYSMQMGDSQMKIFDTNRRLILKAPCQQIEHSRLEFRL; encoded by the coding sequence ATGAGGCTTAATGAACGAAATTCACAAAGATCAGATGAGCAAGCTATGCAAGCCCAAACAACCAAAGGGAACAACTATGATGGTGGCAAGAATAAGAAGGGAAAAGGAAAGTGGAAGAACAATAAGTGGAAGGGGTCAAGTGAGGGCTCCAGCAGTTCTGGAAATCATAACCAGAATGAAGAAACTGACAAGAAAAGTGGAGGGAATCACAAAGTGGGCatgaagaaattcaacaagaaaggGATTCAGTGTTATAACTGTCAGAAATGGGGATATTTTGCAGATGAATGCAGAAATAAAAGGGTTCCAAGAAATGTTGATGAGGCTCAATTGGCACAAGATGAGGATTCTGACTCTGATAAAGTGTTACTAATGGCAACAACAAACTCAGAAGAAGACAATGTTAATCTGTGGTATCTTGACACAGGTTGTTCCAATCACATGACTGGACATAGAGAGTGGTTTGTAAACATTGATGATAAGGTGAAGAGCAAGATCAAGTTTGCAAATTACAACTCTGTAACTGTAGAAGGCATTGGAAAGGTGATGATTCAAAGGAAGGATGGACAACACTCATTTATCAATGATGTGCTATATGTTCCCAATATGAAGAATAATTTGCTGAGTTTGGGACAGTTGCTAGAAAAGGGCTACTCAATGCAGATGGGGGACAGTCAAATGAAGATATTTGATACCAATAGGAGGTTGATTCTAAAGGCCCCTTGTCAACAAATAGAACATTCAAGATTGGAATTCAGATTGTAG
- the LOC100793399 gene encoding uncharacterized mitochondrial protein AtMg00810-like has translation MKIDSFLVQQNFTKCTIEHGVYVKNTDSGEFLIIYLYVDDLLVTGSSKEDIRVFKGRIMEEFEMSDLGELSYFLGIEFVSTSKGIFMHQKKYAEDILKRFNMMDSNSVITPTETGIKLQIDEDEKEVDPTLYKQIVGSLRYLCNTRPDIAYCVGLISRFMEKPKTPQFLATKRILRYVEGTLDLGILYPYSQKNIEGEVFGYSDSDWCGEKDDRKSTTDYVFKFGTSPISWCSKKQSVVALSTCKAKYIVAAMAACQALWLEALMEELNLRNCSLMRLLMDNKSVIDLAKHPVAHDRSKHIKTKFHFLRDQVGNLSLHSRKGKEVSLFVDEFRRKLNSRLHSAGHLLDIFLPRIRLGNLEPGKAYHFPDGPWIEYKGTISQNEMQSKQKDLELEDNALIFVGGKVSVDILLLMKLLSFAVGVLPDHVPKVEPRCNCF, from the exons ATGAAAATTGATAGCTTCCTAGTCCAGCAGAATTTCACCAAGTGCACTATTGAGCATGGAGTTTATGTCAAAAACACAGATTCTGGTGAGTTTTTGATAATATATCTCTATGTAGATGATTTGCTAGTGACTGGCAGTAGTAAAGAAGATATAAGAGTGTTCAAAGGAAGAATAATGGAAGAATTTGAGATGTCTGATCTTGGTGAACTATCATACTTCCTGGGTATTGAATTTGTTTCTACCAGTAAAGggattttcatgcatcaaaagaaGTATGCAGAAGACATCTTGAAGAGGTTCAATATGATGGATTCCAATTCTGTTATCACACCAACTGAAACTGGAATTAAGCTGCAAATAGATGAGGATGAGAAAGAAGTTGATCCTACCTTGTACAAGCAAATTGTAGGTTCACTGAGGTACCTATGTAACACCAGACCTGATATTGCCTATTGTGTTGGGTTGATAAGCAGGTTTATGGAGAAACCAAAGACACCTCAGTTCCTGGCAACAAAGAGGATTCTGAGGTATGTGGAAGGAACATTGGATCTTGGCATTTTATATCCTTACAGTCAGAAGAATATAGAAGGAGAAGTGTTTGGTTATAGTGATTCAGATTGGTGTGGTGAAAAGGATGATAGGAAAAGCACTACTGATtatgttttcaaatttggaaCATCACCAATCTCTTGGTGCTCAAAGAAGCAGAGTGTAGTTGCTTTGTCAACATGTAAAGCAAAATATATTGTTGCTGCTATGGCAGCCTGTCAAGCTCTATGGCTGGAAGCTTTAATGGAAGAACTAAACTTGAGAAATTGCAGTCTTATGAGGTTGTTGATGGATAACAAATCAGTAATTGATTTAGCTAAGCATCCTGTGGCACATGACAGGAGTAAACATATTAAAACCAAGTTTCATTTCCTGCGTGATCAA GTGGGAAATTTGAGCCTACACTCGAGAAAAGGGAAGGAGGTTTCACTGTTTGTTGATGAGTTCAGACGAAAACTGAACTCCAG ATTGCATTCAGCAGGGCATTTGCTTGATATTTTTTTGCCAAGAATAAGATTGGGAAATTTAGAGCCTGGCAAAGCCTACCATTTTCCTGATG GGCCTTGGATTGAATATAAAGGTACAATTTCACAAAATGAAATGCAGAGTAAGCAAAAGGATTTAGAGTTGGAGGACAATGCATTAATTTTTGTGGGAGGAAAA GTTTCCGTTGATATATTACTATTGATGAAGCTGCTAAGCTTTGCGGTGGGTGTTCTTCCTGATCATGTTCCCAAG gtGGAGCCCAGATGCAATTGTTTTTAA